In a genomic window of Flavobacterium crassostreae:
- a CDS encoding DUF3467 domain-containing protein produces MSNSNQQDQINIELDEKTAEGIYSNLAIINHSSSEFVLDFVSIMPGIPKAKVKSRIVLTPQHAKRLLKAIGENIHRFEIAHGEIKDTEQTPIPLNFGPTGQA; encoded by the coding sequence ATGAGTAACTCAAATCAACAAGATCAAATTAATATAGAATTAGATGAGAAAACTGCGGAAGGAATTTATTCTAACCTAGCCATTATCAACCATTCTTCTTCCGAGTTTGTTCTGGATTTTGTAAGCATCATGCCAGGTATTCCTAAGGCTAAAGTAAAATCAAGAATTGTCTTGACCCCACAACATGCCAAAAGATTGTTAAAGGCCATAGGAGAGAATATCCATCGTTTTGAAATTGCCCATGGCGAGATTAAAGACACGGAACAAACTCCCATACCACTCAATTTTGGTCCCACCGGACAAGCATAG
- the rpoC gene encoding DNA-directed RNA polymerase subunit beta' — protein sequence MMNNRNNNKDKNPVKRFNKISIGLASPESILKESRGEVLKPETINYRTHKPERDGLFCERIFGPVKDFECACGKYKRIRYKGIICDRCGVEVTEKKVRRDRVGHINLVVPIAHIWYFRSLPNKIGYILGLPSKKLDMIIYYERYVVIQAGIAKNADGESVQRLDFLTEEEYLNILDTLPADNQYLDDFDPNKFVAKMGAECIMDLLARIDLDQLSYQLRHSANNETSKQRKTEALKRLQVVESFRESNLNRENRPEWMIMKVVPVIPPELRPLVPLDGGRFATSDLNDLYRRVIIRNNRLKRLMEIKAPEVILRNEKRMLQESVDSLFDNTRKASAVKTESNRPLKSLSDSLKGKQGRFRQNLLGKRVDYSARSVIVVGPELKLFECGIPKDMAAELYKPFVIRKLIERGIVKTVKSAKKIIDKKEPVVWDILENVIKGHPILLNRAPTLHRLGIQAFQPKLIEGKAIQLHPLVCTAFNADFDGDQMAVHLPLGPEAILEAQLLMLASHNILNPANGAPITVPSQDMVLGLYYMTKERLTTPDKKILGQDLTFYSAEEVNIALNEGRLELNARVRIRAKDFNDAGELVFKIIQTTAGRVLFNEVVPEAAGYINDVLTKKNLRDIIGHVLNSTSVPETAAFLDNMKDMGYKFAFRGGLSFSLGDIRIPDQKPKLIADAREQVEGISANYNMGLITNNERYNQVIDVWTSANAQLTELAMKNIREDQQGFNSVYMMLDSGARGSKEQIRQLTGMRGLMAKPKKSTAGGGEIIENPILSNFKEGLSILEYFISTHGARKGLADTALKTADAGYLTRRLHDVSQDVIVNIEDCGTLRGVEVSALKKNEEIVESLGERILGRVALQDVINPLTNEVLIKSGEQITEAIMKVIEASPIERVEVRSPLVCEAPKGICAKCYGRNLATGKMTQRGEAVGVIAAQSIGEPGTQLTLRTFHVGGVAGGISEESSIITKFNGKLEIEDLKTVKGEDGEGNAVDIVVSRSTELKLIDEKTGILLNTHNIPYGSSIFVKDGQSVAQGDVICKWDPYNGVIVSEFTGKIAYEDLEQGQSFMVEIDEQTGFQEKVISEARAKKLIPTLLVYGKDDELIRSYNLPVGAHLMVENGEKIKAGKVLVKIPRRSSKSGDITGGLPRITELLEARNPSNPAVVSEIDGVVSFGKIKRGNREIVIESKFGDIRKYLVKLSSQILVQENDFVRAGVPLSDGAITPEDILRIKGPAAVQQYLVNEIQEVYRLQGVKINDKHFEVVIRQMMRKVRVQDPGDTLFLEDQLIHTKDFIVENDKLYGMKVIEDAGDSVNLKEGQIISPRELRDENSLLKRNDKNIVVARDVITATGTPVLQGITRASLQTKSFISAASFQETTKVLNEAAVAGKIDYLEGLKENVIVGHRIPAGTGMREYDNAIVGSKEDYNDMMANKEEYIY from the coding sequence ATGATGAATAATAGAAATAATAATAAAGATAAAAATCCTGTAAAAAGATTTAATAAAATATCCATTGGATTAGCATCCCCAGAATCTATCTTAAAAGAATCTAGAGGAGAGGTTTTAAAACCAGAAACAATTAACTACCGTACGCACAAACCAGAGCGTGACGGTCTTTTTTGTGAAAGAATATTTGGACCTGTTAAGGATTTTGAATGTGCTTGTGGAAAATACAAAAGAATACGTTACAAAGGTATTATTTGTGACCGTTGTGGTGTTGAAGTTACGGAGAAAAAAGTACGTAGAGATAGAGTTGGTCACATCAATCTAGTGGTGCCTATTGCTCATATCTGGTATTTCCGTTCGCTTCCTAACAAAATTGGTTATATCCTTGGGCTTCCATCTAAGAAATTAGACATGATCATTTACTACGAAAGATACGTAGTGATCCAAGCAGGTATTGCCAAAAATGCAGATGGCGAATCAGTACAAAGATTGGATTTCTTAACAGAAGAGGAATATTTGAATATCTTAGATACGCTTCCTGCAGATAACCAATATTTAGACGATTTTGATCCTAACAAATTTGTTGCCAAAATGGGAGCAGAGTGTATTATGGATTTATTAGCGCGTATTGATTTAGACCAATTGTCTTACCAATTGCGTCACTCGGCCAATAACGAAACCTCTAAACAACGTAAAACAGAAGCTTTAAAAAGATTGCAAGTTGTGGAATCTTTCCGTGAGTCTAACTTGAACCGCGAAAACCGTCCAGAATGGATGATTATGAAAGTGGTTCCGGTTATCCCACCAGAATTGCGTCCGCTTGTGCCATTGGATGGAGGTCGTTTTGCAACTTCAGATTTAAATGACTTATACCGTCGTGTTATCATCCGTAACAACCGTTTGAAAAGATTAATGGAGATCAAAGCTCCAGAAGTTATCTTAAGAAACGAGAAACGTATGTTGCAAGAATCGGTAGATTCCTTATTTGATAATACCAGAAAAGCATCTGCTGTTAAAACAGAATCCAACAGACCATTAAAATCATTGTCAGATTCCCTTAAAGGGAAGCAAGGACGTTTCCGTCAAAATTTACTTGGAAAACGTGTGGATTATTCTGCTCGTTCGGTAATTGTTGTTGGACCTGAATTGAAATTGTTTGAATGTGGTATCCCTAAGGATATGGCCGCCGAATTGTACAAACCTTTTGTAATCCGTAAATTGATTGAAAGAGGTATTGTTAAAACGGTAAAATCAGCCAAAAAAATAATAGACAAAAAAGAGCCAGTAGTTTGGGATATTCTTGAAAATGTAATTAAAGGACACCCAATATTGCTGAATCGTGCTCCTACTTTGCACAGACTTGGTATCCAGGCATTCCAGCCAAAATTAATTGAAGGAAAAGCAATCCAATTGCACCCATTAGTTTGTACGGCATTTAATGCGGATTTTGATGGGGATCAAATGGCAGTTCACTTGCCATTAGGACCAGAAGCGATCCTTGAAGCACAATTATTAATGTTGGCTTCACACAATATTTTGAATCCTGCAAATGGTGCTCCAATTACGGTACCGTCTCAGGATATGGTCTTGGGTCTATATTATATGACCAAAGAAAGATTGACTACTCCAGATAAGAAAATTTTAGGTCAGGATTTGACTTTCTATTCTGCTGAAGAAGTAAATATTGCATTAAACGAAGGAAGATTAGAATTGAATGCTAGAGTGAGAATTAGAGCAAAAGATTTTAACGACGCTGGAGAATTAGTGTTTAAAATTATACAAACCACTGCAGGACGGGTATTATTTAATGAAGTAGTACCAGAAGCAGCTGGATATATCAATGATGTATTAACTAAGAAAAACCTTAGAGATATTATCGGTCACGTATTAAATTCAACAAGCGTTCCAGAAACGGCAGCCTTCTTGGATAATATGAAAGATATGGGGTATAAATTTGCCTTTAGAGGAGGGTTATCTTTCTCATTAGGAGATATTAGAATTCCGGATCAAAAACCAAAATTAATTGCTGATGCCAGAGAGCAAGTAGAAGGAATTTCTGCAAACTACAACATGGGTCTTATTACCAATAACGAACGTTACAACCAAGTTATTGATGTATGGACTTCGGCAAATGCACAATTAACAGAGTTGGCAATGAAAAACATTAGAGAAGACCAACAAGGTTTCAACTCTGTGTATATGATGCTTGACTCTGGGGCGAGGGGTTCTAAGGAACAAATTCGTCAGTTAACTGGTATGCGTGGATTGATGGCCAAGCCAAAAAAATCTACCGCTGGTGGTGGAGAAATTATTGAAAACCCGATTCTTTCCAACTTTAAAGAAGGTCTTTCTATCCTTGAGTATTTTATTTCTACTCACGGTGCGCGTAAAGGACTTGCGGATACTGCCTTAAAAACAGCCGATGCAGGATATTTAACCAGAAGACTACACGATGTTTCGCAAGATGTTATTGTTAATATTGAAGACTGTGGCACATTGCGAGGTGTTGAAGTATCGGCATTAAAAAAGAACGAAGAAATTGTAGAATCATTAGGAGAAAGAATTTTAGGACGTGTTGCATTGCAAGACGTAATTAATCCGTTGACCAATGAAGTTCTAATAAAATCTGGAGAACAAATCACCGAAGCAATAATGAAAGTTATTGAAGCCTCTCCAATTGAGAGAGTAGAGGTACGTTCTCCTCTAGTTTGTGAAGCACCAAAAGGAATTTGTGCAAAATGTTATGGTAGAAACTTAGCTACCGGCAAAATGACCCAAAGAGGGGAAGCAGTTGGAGTAATTGCAGCCCAATCTATTGGAGAGCCAGGTACTCAGTTAACCTTACGTACCTTCCACGTTGGAGGGGTTGCGGGTGGAATTTCTGAGGAGTCTAGCATTATTACTAAATTTAATGGTAAACTAGAAATTGAGGATTTAAAAACCGTTAAAGGAGAAGATGGTGAAGGTAACGCAGTAGATATTGTAGTTTCTCGTTCTACAGAATTAAAATTAATAGACGAAAAAACAGGTATTTTACTAAACACACACAACATACCTTACGGTTCCAGTATTTTTGTAAAAGACGGACAATCCGTTGCACAAGGAGATGTTATCTGTAAATGGGATCCGTATAATGGAGTTATTGTTTCGGAGTTTACTGGTAAAATTGCTTACGAAGATTTAGAACAAGGACAATCGTTCATGGTTGAAATTGATGAGCAAACCGGTTTCCAAGAAAAAGTAATTTCGGAGGCAAGAGCTAAAAAATTAATTCCAACTTTATTAGTTTACGGTAAAGATGATGAGTTAATACGTTCGTATAACTTACCGGTTGGAGCCCACTTAATGGTTGAAAACGGAGAGAAAATTAAAGCAGGTAAAGTATTGGTAAAAATTCCGCGTCGTTCTTCTAAATCAGGAGATATTACAGGAGGTTTACCACGAATTACAGAGCTTTTAGAGGCGCGTAATCCTTCTAACCCAGCAGTAGTTTCTGAGATTGATGGTGTGGTTTCTTTTGGTAAAATTAAAAGAGGTAACCGTGAGATTGTAATCGAATCTAAATTTGGAGACATCCGAAAATACTTAGTAAAACTTTCTAGCCAAATTTTGGTACAAGAGAATGACTTTGTACGTGCTGGTGTTCCTTTATCCGATGGAGCAATCACCCCAGAGGATATTTTAAGAATTAAAGGACCTGCTGCTGTACAACAGTATTTAGTAAATGAGATTCAAGAAGTATACCGTTTGCAAGGAGTAAAAATTAATGACAAACACTTTGAGGTAGTAATACGTCAAATGATGCGTAAAGTAAGAGTACAAGACCCAGGAGACACCTTATTCTTAGAAGATCAATTAATACACACCAAAGATTTTATTGTTGAAAACGATAAATTATACGGAATGAAAGTAATTGAAGACGCTGGAGATTCTGTTAACCTAAAAGAAGGGCAAATTATTTCTCCACGCGAATTGCGTGATGAAAACTCTTTACTAAAACGTAATGATAAAAACATTGTTGTAGCACGTGATGTAATCACAGCAACAGGAACTCCTGTATTGCAGGGTATTACTAGAGCTTCGCTACAAACAAAATCATTTATCTCAGCGGCTTCTTTCCAAGAAACGACCAAGGTATTAAATGAAGCTGCAGTTGCAGGTAAAATTGATTACTTAGAAGGCTTGAAAGAAAATGTAATTGTAGGACACAGAATTCCTGCAGGAACAGGGATGAGAGAATATGATAATGCAATTGTTGGTTCTAAAGAAGATTACAACGATATGATGGCTAATAAAGAAGAATATATTTACTAA